Proteins encoded together in one Pectinophora gossypiella chromosome 20, ilPecGoss1.1, whole genome shotgun sequence window:
- the LOC126375923 gene encoding cell cycle checkpoint protein RAD1 isoform X2 codes for MPVLFAQSAVFCALPEGLKLTVEEGKCVQASAYVPADNFTEYNVRSDVDVMFKVSIAVLAECLNIFGSGEESSLKMYYRCEGSPLLLVLQPQSVHNVMTDCEISTQIADSVLELRDEEAADVAKLVLKAPAFMGLLADIERSCDVIELNLSPEHPNISIVTYGMQDRSCIDMPKSSDMVQSFSCEEPVTLKYQLHHIRLIMKALAISTKVVLRCSSNGLLLLQLKLEKEDQRQMFSEFYIVPLLD; via the exons atgcctgttTTATTCGCCCAG TCTGCTGTATTTTGCGCACTGCCCGAAGGGTTGAAGTTGACAGTGGAGGAAGGAAAGTGTGTGCAGGCGTCCGCATACGTCCCTGCTGACAACTTCACAGAGTACAATGTCAGGAGCGACGTGGATGTCATGTTTAAA GTCAGTATAGCTGTGTTGGCTGAGTGTCTCAACATATTTGGATCAGGGGAGGAGTCAAGCCTGAAGATGTACTACAGGTGTGAAGGATCACCCTTGCTTTTAGT TTTGCAACCACAGTCAGTGCACAACGTGATGACAGACTGTGAGATATCGACGCAAATAGCTGACTCGGTGCTGGAGCTTCGCGACGAGGAGGCGGCGGACGTGGCCAAGTTAGTGCTCAAGGCACCGGCGTTCATGGGGCTGCTGGCGGACATAGAGCgctcctgtgacgtcatagaactcAACTTGTCACCTGAACATCCTAATATCAGCATCGTCACTTATGGGATGCAG GACCGGTCGTGTATTGATATGCCGAAGTCATCAGACATGGTTCAGAGCTTCAGCTGTGAGGAGCCAGTCACGCTCAAGTATCAGCTGCATCACATACGACTCATCATGAAGGCGCTCGCTATATCTACCAAG GTGGTGCTAAGATGTAGCTCCAATGGACTGCTTCTCCTGCAACTTAAGTTGGAGAAGGAAGACCAGCGCCAGATGTTCTCCGAGTTCTACATCGTTCCCTTACTCGACTGA
- the LOC126375923 gene encoding cell cycle checkpoint protein RAD1 isoform X1, producing MDEGTSQYYFTASMDSGKTLCSLLKAIQFQESAVFCALPEGLKLTVEEGKCVQASAYVPADNFTEYNVRSDVDVMFKVSIAVLAECLNIFGSGEESSLKMYYRCEGSPLLLVLQPQSVHNVMTDCEISTQIADSVLELRDEEAADVAKLVLKAPAFMGLLADIERSCDVIELNLSPEHPNISIVTYGMQDRSCIDMPKSSDMVQSFSCEEPVTLKYQLHHIRLIMKALAISTKVVLRCSSNGLLLLQLKLEKEDQRQMFSEFYIVPLLD from the exons ATGGATGAAGGGACCTCACAGTACTACTTCACCGCTTCCATGGACTCCGGCAAGACACTCTGCAGCTTGCTGAAGGCTATACAGTTTCAGGAG TCTGCTGTATTTTGCGCACTGCCCGAAGGGTTGAAGTTGACAGTGGAGGAAGGAAAGTGTGTGCAGGCGTCCGCATACGTCCCTGCTGACAACTTCACAGAGTACAATGTCAGGAGCGACGTGGATGTCATGTTTAAA GTCAGTATAGCTGTGTTGGCTGAGTGTCTCAACATATTTGGATCAGGGGAGGAGTCAAGCCTGAAGATGTACTACAGGTGTGAAGGATCACCCTTGCTTTTAGT TTTGCAACCACAGTCAGTGCACAACGTGATGACAGACTGTGAGATATCGACGCAAATAGCTGACTCGGTGCTGGAGCTTCGCGACGAGGAGGCGGCGGACGTGGCCAAGTTAGTGCTCAAGGCACCGGCGTTCATGGGGCTGCTGGCGGACATAGAGCgctcctgtgacgtcatagaactcAACTTGTCACCTGAACATCCTAATATCAGCATCGTCACTTATGGGATGCAG GACCGGTCGTGTATTGATATGCCGAAGTCATCAGACATGGTTCAGAGCTTCAGCTGTGAGGAGCCAGTCACGCTCAAGTATCAGCTGCATCACATACGACTCATCATGAAGGCGCTCGCTATATCTACCAAG GTGGTGCTAAGATGTAGCTCCAATGGACTGCTTCTCCTGCAACTTAAGTTGGAGAAGGAAGACCAGCGCCAGATGTTCTCCGAGTTCTACATCGTTCCCTTACTCGACTGA
- the LOC126375904 gene encoding solute carrier family 35 member G1, whose translation MPEHLELQHLVDLSAGSGDETIPNLLENKRPLIKRCPYLGLILATLSSLFFSLCSVIVKSLVNIDPMQLAMFRFIGVLLPTIPIVIYTEQPIFPQGKRVLLALRSVVGTVGLMLSFYAFRNMPLADASVIVFSVPVFVALFARVFLKEPCGIWNTISIILTLIGVVLITHPPFLFGDDPSAEHNENYSKLRGAVAAFVSTIFGANAYVLLRVLKGLHFSVIMTNFGAIAILQTLFYSLIFGVLCMPNCGTERFLVVCLALFSYLGQILLTMSLQMEQAGPVAIARSADIVFAFLWQVMFFNEIPSKFSVLGAILVLSSVMLVGLRKWALALPADSQLRSKLGVLAQ comes from the coding sequence ATGCCGGAACATTTGGAGCTGCAGCACCTTGTGGACTTGTCCGCCGGAAGCGGGGACGAAACTATACCGAATCTACTTGAAAATAAACGGCCGCTTATCAAGAGATGCCCTTACCTCGGCCTTATACTCGCCACCCTGTCATCACTGTTCTTCTCACTGTGCTCTGTAATCGTTAAAAGTCTCGTCAACATTGATCCAATGCAGCTGGCTATGTTCAGATTCATAGGTGTATTGCTACCGACAATACCTATAGTTATTTACACTGAACAACCTATATTCCCTCAAGGAAAACGCGTCCTTCTGGCTCTGCGCTCCGTCGTGGGCACTGTGGGCTTAATGTTAAGTTTCtatgccttccgaaacatgcCATTAGCTGATGCTTCAGTTATAGTATTTTCTGTCCCAGTGTTTGTAGCATTATTTGCTAGAGTATTTCTAAAAGAACCATGTGGAATCTGGAACACAATCTCAATAATATTAACGTTAATAGGCGTAGTGTTGATCACTCATCCACCATTCCTCTTTGGTGATGATCCCTCTGCGGAACACAATGAGAATTACAGTAAACTCCGAGGTGCCGTCGCTGCATTTGTATCAACAATATTTGGGGCAAATGCCTATGTATTATTACGTGTCTTGAAAGGCTTACATTTCTCAGTTATTATGACAAACTTTGGTGCAATTGCTATATTACAAACCTTGTTTTATTCCCTCATTTTTGGGGTACTGTGTATGCCAAATTGTGGCACAGAGAGGTTCTTAGTTGTATGCTTGGCACTCTTCAGCTATTTAGGTCAAATATTATTGACTATGTCTTTGCAAATGGAGCAGGCAGGTCCGGTGGCAATAGCACGTTCGGCAGACATAGTGTTTGCTTTTCTATGGCAAGTAATGTTCTTCAATGAAATACCAAGTAAGTTCTCGGTGTTAGGGGCCATCTTGGTGTTAAGTTCGGTAATGTTGGTAGGACTGCGCAAATGGGCGCTAGCTCTTCCAGCAGACTCACAGTTACGTAGTAAACTGGGTGTCTTAGCACAATAA